A part of Candidatus Saccharibacteria bacterium genomic DNA contains:
- a CDS encoding NUDIX hydrolase, with protein MEDHAVYVVVRDGKCLFVQRSKQKKVLPGAWAFASGTVEPGESLFQTAEREAMEEVGMKVKAKKLLTKRDLPDVGVRLNFVICEPLGKPTKLDPAEAEQLAWMSMTDFFDKYTDEQIGHGLRWLRTQPKIWKAEGL; from the coding sequence ATGGAAGATCACGCAGTCTATGTGGTGGTGCGCGACGGCAAATGCTTGTTTGTGCAGCGCAGTAAGCAAAAAAAGGTTCTGCCGGGCGCCTGGGCCTTTGCTTCGGGCACTGTAGAGCCAGGCGAAAGCTTGTTCCAAACCGCTGAGCGCGAGGCCATGGAAGAGGTGGGTATGAAAGTTAAAGCCAAAAAGCTGCTAACCAAACGCGACCTGCCAGACGTTGGGGTTAGATTGAACTTTGTGATTTGCGAACCTTTAGGCAAACCAACCAAGCTTGACCCAGCCGAGGCCGAGCAATTAGCCTGGATGAGCATGACTGATTTTTTTGATAAGTACACTGACGAACAAATTGGACACGGCCTGCGCTGGCTGCGCACACAGCCCAAAATCTGGAAAGCCGAAGGGTTGTAA
- a CDS encoding NAD(P)H-dependent oxidoreductase, translating into MKLTVICANSRKDSESLKVAKWFKGAIGNDGQTVNLIDLHVSQLPLELDKLWDEDPDTMLIWNPIKDALTAAEAYVVVTPEWNGMANPSFFNLVDYTDGEMAYKPALLVGVSASRGGAYPIAQIKGFASKNTHIDFIPEHVLIRDVEKVFNKFEPEEESKYGDAYLKDRSKYALKVLYEYAKALKGLRDSGVIDHKTYPNGM; encoded by the coding sequence ATGAAACTTACTGTTATTTGTGCTAACTCGCGAAAGGATTCGGAGTCACTCAAGGTCGCCAAGTGGTTTAAAGGGGCTATTGGCAACGACGGTCAAACTGTTAACTTGATAGATCTACATGTCTCACAGTTGCCGCTAGAACTCGATAAGTTGTGGGACGAAGACCCCGACACCATGTTGATTTGGAATCCAATTAAGGACGCGCTTACAGCTGCCGAAGCCTACGTGGTGGTAACTCCAGAATGGAACGGCATGGCCAACCCCTCGTTTTTTAACCTAGTGGACTATACAGATGGCGAAATGGCCTATAAGCCCGCGCTTTTAGTAGGTGTTTCAGCCAGTCGCGGCGGTGCCTATCCAATCGCCCAAATTAAGGGCTTTGCTAGCAAGAATACTCACATCGACTTTATCCCTGAGCATGTACTTATTCGCGACGTCGAAAAAGTGTTTAATAAGTTTGAGCCCGAAGAAGAATCAAAATATGGCGATGCCTACCTAAAAGATCGTTCCAAATATGCGCTGAAAGTTTTGTATGAATATGCTAAGGCCCTAAAAGGCTTGCGCGATAGCGGCGTAATTGATCATAAAACCTACCCCAATGGCATGTAG
- the msrB gene encoding peptide-methionine (R)-S-oxide reductase MsrB — protein MNQDELKKKINSLAEQTREVTQNKGTEAAFSGKYWNEHADGTYHCAVCGQKLFKSGTKFDSGTGWPSFDQAVPGSVKMIADNSHGMHRTEVVCSNCGAHLGHVFEDGPKETTGQRFCINSAALDLKKKQ, from the coding sequence ATGAATCAAGATGAGCTTAAAAAGAAAATAAATTCACTCGCCGAACAAACTCGCGAGGTTACCCAAAACAAGGGCACCGAGGCAGCTTTTAGCGGCAAGTATTGGAACGAACATGCCGACGGCACCTATCATTGCGCGGTTTGCGGGCAGAAGCTGTTTAAGAGCGGCACTAAATTTGATAGTGGCACCGGCTGGCCAAGTTTCGACCAAGCAGTGCCTGGCTCGGTCAAAATGATCGCCGATAACTCACATGGCATGCATCGTACGGAAGTTGTTTGCAGCAACTGTGGCGCTCACTTGGGCCATGTGTTCGAGGATGGCCCCAAAGAAACTACAGGCCAACGATTTTGCATTAACTCTGCTGCGCTCGATTTAAAAAAGAAACAATAG
- a CDS encoding transglycosylase SLT domain-containing protein, producing MLMEIAPRPRPKTDDEIDAGMRSRIRNLSRVGALGLGAMVAATGYQATHTEPTPASERVEAATTTTLAPETTTTTEQQTTPANWLPEGVKAKWPLIVEVAKGYQIDPQLVAIIIAEESGGNEHAVNPSGAKGLFQLMPDTEKVMASKLGYTNYNIYDSKTNLELGTALIRYLNDHYIAPAGVDLETPQGIAMLAYGMSGGEGDLQTFIRTGSLNSTSYAKQNQAVANLWVNMWSDRGEPTSPTFEQLRGVQK from the coding sequence ATGCTTATGGAGATAGCACCCCGACCTAGACCCAAAACTGATGACGAAATCGATGCTGGCATGCGCTCGAGAATTCGCAATCTGAGTCGAGTGGGGGCACTTGGCTTGGGCGCTATGGTTGCGGCCACTGGCTATCAAGCTACACATACCGAACCCACGCCAGCTAGCGAGAGGGTAGAGGCCGCCACAACCACAACCCTGGCACCAGAGACTACTACCACGACCGAGCAACAAACCACGCCAGCCAACTGGCTGCCCGAAGGTGTAAAAGCCAAATGGCCGCTGATAGTTGAGGTTGCCAAAGGCTACCAGATTGACCCACAACTGGTAGCAATTATCATAGCCGAAGAATCGGGTGGCAACGAACACGCTGTAAACCCCAGTGGTGCCAAGGGGCTATTTCAGTTAATGCCAGACACCGAGAAGGTTATGGCTAGCAAGCTTGGCTATACGAACTATAATATCTACGACTCCAAGACCAACCTAGAGCTTGGTACGGCACTAATCCGTTATCTCAACGACCACTACATTGCGCCAGCCGGAGTTGATCTGGAGACTCCACAAGGAATTGCTATGCTGGCTTACGGCATGAGTGGCGGCGAGGGTGATTTGCAGACATTTATTCGTACCGGCTCACTTAATTCAACCAGCTATGCTAAGCAAAACCAGGCGGTAGCCAACCTTTGGGTGAACATGTGGAGCGACCGGGGTGAGCCTACGAGCCCAACATTTGAACAACTAAGAGGAGTACAGAAGTGA
- a CDS encoding flavodoxin family protein, protein MALKALFLNCTLKPSPSVSNTGALIDKAVELYKAQGVETEVVRVRDYDVKFGVSSNEGEGDQWPEILSKIKDCNILIIGTPIWFGVRGSVSQLVLERLDGTYDEGDTKTGQFPLYNKVAGVIVTGNEDGAHDVAANTLFNLTHLGCTVPPNVDCYWVGNAGPGPSYIEAGGDKHLYTNKTCRYMVANTIYMAKLIQDNPIPTNLNELIAEAKKASSD, encoded by the coding sequence ATGGCTTTAAAAGCACTATTCTTAAACTGCACCCTTAAACCTTCGCCGTCAGTTAGCAACACCGGCGCTCTAATCGACAAGGCCGTGGAGCTTTACAAGGCTCAAGGTGTCGAAACCGAAGTAGTGCGAGTACGTGATTACGACGTTAAGTTTGGTGTTAGTTCCAACGAGGGCGAGGGCGATCAGTGGCCCGAGATTTTAAGTAAGATCAAAGACTGCAACATTTTGATAATTGGCACACCAATTTGGTTTGGGGTGCGCGGTAGCGTTAGTCAGTTGGTGCTGGAGCGACTCGACGGCACCTACGACGAGGGCGATACCAAAACTGGCCAGTTCCCGCTATACAACAAGGTGGCCGGAGTGATTGTTACTGGCAACGAAGATGGTGCTCACGATGTAGCCGCCAATACGTTATTCAACCTCACCCACCTAGGCTGCACGGTGCCACCCAACGTTGACTGCTATTGGGTGGGCAATGCCGGCCCCGGCCCCAGCTACATAGAGGCCGGTGGCGATAAGCACCTGTACACCAACAAAACCTGCCGCTACATGGTGGCCAACACCATCTATATGGCCAAACTAATCCAAGACAATCCGATCCCAACTAATTTAAATGAGTTAATTGCCGAGGCCAAAAAAGCCAGCAGCGACTAA
- the msrA gene encoding peptide-methionine (S)-S-oxide reductase MsrA, translating into MPKTELADFGGGCFWGVEEVFRTVPGVVKTEVGYEGGHVDHPTYEQVCSHTTGHAETLQVTFDPTKASYEKLLDLFFEHHNPTQLNQQGPDVGENYRSVIFYHNDEQKRAAEAKIEQLTAAKKFKKPIVTQVVPAKTFWRGEEYHQQYLHKRNLGVCY; encoded by the coding sequence ATGCCAAAAACTGAACTAGCTGACTTTGGCGGCGGCTGTTTTTGGGGTGTTGAGGAAGTTTTTCGGACTGTGCCTGGCGTAGTAAAAACCGAAGTTGGCTATGAGGGTGGCCACGTCGACCATCCAACTTACGAGCAAGTTTGTAGCCACACTACTGGGCATGCCGAGACCCTTCAAGTTACTTTTGACCCCACCAAAGCTAGCTACGAAAAGCTACTCGATCTGTTTTTTGAACACCACAACCCAACTCAGCTAAACCAACAGGGCCCAGATGTAGGTGAGAATTATCGGAGTGTAATTTTTTATCATAACGACGAACAAAAACGGGCGGCAGAGGCCAAGATTGAGCAGTTAACAGCTGCCAAAAAGTTCAAAAAGCCAATTGTAACCCAAGTGGTGCCGGCCAAAACTTTTTGGCGCGGCGAAGAATACCACCAGCAATACTTGCATAAGCGCAACTTAGGCGTTTGCTACTGA
- a CDS encoding prephenate dehydrogenase/arogenate dehydrogenase family protein encodes MKKSIGVIGFGAFGAFIAPILARHFEVLVSTRRKVGNPPKGVSFVSLEQAANCNIVVLSVNAQAIEEVLLKIKPLLRPGTLVIDVCSVKVMPVKLMNKILPTNVQVLGTHPVFGPESGKHGIAGLPVALCPVRIDAKTLARIKDFLQNALELEVVEISPEDHDREMAYALALTHLISRSLNNLPLPELKLPTKSYKLLQAVRGNLQNDSIELFHTIQNYNSFAKQVRRNFVKRVQELEHKIETHDKNNVQ; translated from the coding sequence ATGAAAAAATCAATTGGAGTTATTGGTTTTGGCGCCTTTGGCGCCTTTATTGCGCCGATTTTGGCACGGCATTTCGAGGTGTTGGTTTCGACTCGCCGGAAAGTTGGCAACCCGCCCAAAGGTGTTAGTTTTGTTAGCCTCGAGCAGGCTGCTAACTGCAACATTGTAGTCTTGTCGGTTAATGCCCAGGCCATAGAAGAAGTGTTGCTAAAAATTAAGCCTCTGCTGCGACCAGGCACATTGGTTATTGATGTTTGCTCGGTAAAAGTTATGCCGGTTAAACTTATGAACAAAATACTGCCAACCAATGTTCAGGTGCTTGGCACACACCCCGTGTTTGGCCCAGAGAGTGGTAAACATGGCATTGCTGGCCTGCCAGTAGCGCTTTGCCCGGTTCGGATTGACGCCAAAACCTTGGCCAGGATCAAAGACTTTTTGCAAAATGCATTGGAGTTAGAAGTTGTTGAAATTTCGCCCGAAGATCACGATCGCGAGATGGCCTACGCGCTAGCACTCACCCACCTGATTAGTCGCAGCCTCAACAATCTGCCGCTGCCTGAGCTTAAATTGCCCACAAAGTCATACAAACTCTTACAAGCCGTTCGGGGTAACTTGCAAAACGACTCTATAGAGCTGTTTCATACTATTCAAAATTACAATTCGTTTGCCAAGCAGGTGCGCCGTAATTTTGTAAAACGTGTGCAAGAACTAGAACACAAAATCGAGACCCACGACAAGAATAACGTTCAGTAG
- a CDS encoding HAD family phosphatase → MREAHDLGVIFDMDGTLVDTLPVNYKFWQEYLAEFGIKPDRNLFISMLGKPIQVTSKVFKETFNIDTHPLEMAAAINTKRLVYYSTHDLVISPHLIPLLKSLQEHKVPMAVGTGSTHQLSQLLLNHNQLSQYFSAVVTSDDVSNDKPAPDTFELAAKKLGVSAKKCVVVGDSANDVGAAHAANMAIIGYVNNFNSAQTIAGAEKIISDYNQIDIAGLRQIVAQHAD, encoded by the coding sequence ATGAGAGAAGCACACGATTTGGGCGTTATTTTCGACATGGACGGCACACTGGTCGACACCCTGCCGGTTAATTACAAATTTTGGCAAGAGTACCTGGCCGAGTTTGGCATTAAGCCCGATAGGAATTTGTTTATATCGATGCTCGGCAAACCAATTCAGGTGACCTCTAAGGTGTTTAAAGAAACCTTTAACATCGATACCCACCCGCTCGAAATGGCAGCTGCAATTAACACCAAGCGCTTGGTATACTACTCCACCCACGACTTGGTTATTAGCCCTCATTTGATACCCTTACTCAAATCCTTGCAAGAACACAAGGTGCCAATGGCAGTTGGCACCGGCTCCACCCATCAACTTTCGCAGCTGCTGCTCAACCACAACCAGCTTTCGCAATACTTCTCGGCCGTGGTAACCTCAGACGATGTCAGTAACGACAAGCCAGCCCCCGATACATTCGAGCTAGCTGCCAAAAAACTCGGCGTAAGCGCCAAAAAGTGCGTGGTGGTTGGCGATTCAGCCAACGATGTTGGCGCCGCCCATGCCGCCAACATGGCCATAATTGGTTACGTAAATAACTTTAATTCGGCCCAAACCATAGCCGGAGCCGAAAAGATTATTAGCGACTATAACCAGATCGATATTGCAGGTTTGCGCCAAATTGTTGCCCAACACGCAGATTAG
- a CDS encoding DUF4234 domain-containing protein, translating into MKRRSLLAIFLLNIVTLGLYQIYWYFITKTEMNTLNAKALKVPFFLWFFIPIIDIWWFWRFAKAIEATTKGAIGRWAAFLAPVIIWVVVGIFFGFTRSIFISPHSLVDSSLWISLAITNVLILLPIFYYQSNLNKVAR; encoded by the coding sequence ATGAAGCGAAGGTCGTTACTTGCAATATTTTTGTTAAACATAGTTACTCTCGGGTTGTACCAAATCTATTGGTACTTTATTACCAAGACGGAGATGAACACCCTAAATGCCAAAGCGCTCAAGGTGCCGTTCTTTTTGTGGTTCTTTATTCCAATTATCGACATCTGGTGGTTTTGGCGTTTTGCCAAGGCAATCGAAGCCACCACCAAGGGCGCAATTGGCCGCTGGGCAGCCTTTTTGGCACCGGTAATAATTTGGGTGGTGGTAGGCATATTCTTTGGCTTTACCCGCAGCATATTCATATCACCTCATAGCCTAGTCGATTCCTCGCTCTGGATAAGCCTGGCCATCACCAACGTTCTTATTCTTCTGCCAATCTTCTATTATCAATCCAATCTCAACAAAGTTGCACGGTAG
- a CDS encoding DUF3137 domain-containing protein has product MNLEQLKQISHSVHLARGGGGGSSSGGGGGGGFSGGSSYSSSSSGSGSSKPLTGWGLFFFWGFWAVFIIWILWAVFSKSKGAKKLGGTPEGYIDPKKSGTDEEKKLAEQVSSTFFGFQKAWSEFDAKTMQKLCSREYAKRMVLELTVLQNYGRKDQMSSVKLNQVLLKKQQDYSQGFEVITDGQAKDQLIDQKANKVLFTDSSPWREYWAFVKEDGSYKLDLIRQDTAEASKFDAGIAEFATQQGFYYDPDFGWLMMPNRGAIFGPAGFGNADINNHVVGYYKNNVVEFYSYEPKAGAGMQPITVAQAILPKNYDDILVTMKSWYGFKPKLKGLNKVETESVEFNKKFAVWAANQDQATSFELLATNFMEKIYALEFEINIEVVDNVLYLYSPSKNIAYQDMLDVLIWAFAEMKL; this is encoded by the coding sequence ATGAATTTGGAGCAGCTCAAACAAATCAGCCATTCCGTGCACCTAGCCCGTGGCGGCGGCGGCGGCTCTAGTTCGGGCGGCGGCGGAGGCGGCGGGTTCTCGGGCGGGTCGAGCTATTCGTCTAGCTCATCTGGTTCTGGCTCATCTAAACCTTTGACTGGTTGGGGCTTGTTTTTCTTCTGGGGGTTCTGGGCGGTTTTTATAATCTGGATACTCTGGGCAGTGTTTAGTAAGTCTAAGGGCGCAAAAAAGCTTGGCGGCACCCCGGAAGGCTATATAGACCCCAAAAAATCCGGCACCGACGAAGAAAAAAAGTTGGCTGAGCAGGTTTCGAGCACATTTTTTGGATTCCAAAAAGCTTGGAGTGAGTTCGATGCCAAAACTATGCAAAAGTTGTGCAGCCGCGAGTACGCCAAGCGTATGGTACTAGAACTGACTGTGCTTCAAAACTATGGCCGTAAAGACCAAATGAGTAGTGTAAAACTCAACCAAGTGTTGCTAAAAAAACAACAAGACTACTCGCAGGGCTTCGAGGTTATAACTGATGGCCAGGCCAAAGACCAGCTGATCGATCAAAAAGCCAATAAAGTACTGTTTACCGACTCTAGTCCGTGGCGCGAGTACTGGGCCTTTGTAAAAGAGGACGGTAGCTACAAGCTTGATCTCATCCGACAAGACACCGCCGAGGCTAGCAAATTCGATGCTGGCATAGCTGAATTTGCTACCCAACAAGGCTTTTACTACGACCCAGACTTTGGTTGGCTTATGATGCCCAACCGTGGCGCAATCTTTGGCCCAGCCGGCTTTGGCAATGCCGACATTAACAACCATGTGGTTGGCTATTACAAGAACAATGTAGTGGAGTTTTATAGCTACGAGCCCAAAGCTGGAGCTGGCATGCAGCCTATTACGGTGGCTCAAGCTATATTGCCCAAAAATTACGATGACATTTTGGTAACAATGAAGAGCTGGTATGGCTTTAAACCGAAGCTCAAAGGCCTTAACAAGGTTGAGACCGAAAGCGTGGAGTTCAACAAAAAGTTTGCAGTCTGGGCGGCCAATCAAGATCAGGCCACCAGCTTCGAGCTACTGGCCACCAACTTTATGGAAAAGATCTACGCGCTCGAGTTCGAGATCAACATCGAAGTGGTCGACAACGTATTGTACTTATATAGCCCCAGCAAAAACATTGCCTACCAGGACATGCTCGACGTATTGATTTGGGCTTTTGCCGAGATGAAGCTTTAG